A window from Bombus fervidus isolate BK054 chromosome 12, iyBomFerv1, whole genome shotgun sequence encodes these proteins:
- the LOC139993127 gene encoding uncharacterized protein isoform X1 → MLMTEKGSLTKEGTNEESDEHTIATDNNTVPLDELLVNSTVPTTAVAIKVCDDSADEAGRGNNEKQKRGILSNFQRRTFSRISFKGETGPLLSRYRQTRFSSRRIRKRVVFKHGDCNVVQGNVAKRRRRYLQDIFTTLVDAQWRWTLLVFSMNFLLSWLGFALIWWLIAYSHGDLDLENQNNPNITFTPCIREIRGFTSSFLFSIETQHTIGYGSKHPTDECPEAVFVICIQSMTGVILQAFMVGIVFAKLSRPKKRTQTLLFSRNAVICQRDGQPCLMFRVGDMRKSHIIEAHVRAQMIKRKVTREGELLPFFQTELKVGGDGEEDKIFFIWPTTIVHKIDEKSPLYHISASDMLRERFEIIVMLEGVIESTGMTTQARSSYLPSEILWGHRFEHIITFKKETGEYEVNYSLFNNTYEVDTPLCSAADLDKLRTMQRSKGGISERASNSGFAHYRDASSSSLTTGSGSSLASSTGGLHMNVPMTLTPIPVMITGPDGSLRRESMQSAQTDLKQSIFYTHNEFLDGDPHVLNHYSHEELRNQEDYDRVLEDINATLRKNRAPSKEDRRIHREPSKCTLDSRKSESRDTIKRSSSRTTMDQVPVISSLSKSPSRQHLDPRHTKFAESSEAYREPSPHPLTSSRSSLGENHKGPQKKTSFILGDVEQHVIDMEPMKEFPARNSLEGDSSKTNHLPRHAVFYQEQV, encoded by the exons ATGCTCATGACTGAAAAGGGTTCTCTGACGAAAGAAGGAACCAACGAGGAATCGGACGAGCATACGATCGCCACCGACAACAATACAGTGCCATTGGACGAGTTATTGGTGAACTCGACGGTTCCTACGACCGCGGTTGCAATAAAAGTGTGCGATGACTCCGCGGACGAGGCCGGAAGAGGCAACAACGAGAAGCAGAAACGCGGCATTCTCAGCAACTTTCAGAGAAGGACATTCAGCAGGATCAGCTTCAAGGGAGAGACCGGCCCTTTACTAAGCAG ATACCGGCAAACAAGATTCAGCTCGCGACGGATACGCAAAAGAGTGGTTTTCAAGCACGGCGATTGCAATGTCGTACAAGGAAATGTCGCCAAGAGACGGCGCCGTTACCTTCAG GATATTTTCACGACGCTGGTGGACGCACAATGGCGTTGGACTCTGTTGGTGTTCTCCATGAACTTCCTACTGTCATGGCTCGGTTTCGCCCTGATATGGTGGCTGATAGCGTACAGCCACGGCGACCTCGACCTAGAAAATCAGAACAATCCAAACATAACGTTCACCCCGTGCATCAGGGAGATTCGTGGATTCACCAGCTCCTTCCTATTTTCCATCGAGACGCAACACACGATCGG GTACGGGTCGAAACACCCAACAGACGAGTGTCCAGAGGCAGTATTCGTGATATGCATCCAGTCAATGACAGGTGTGATCCTGCAGGCCTTCATGGTCGGCATAGTTTTCGCGAAACTGTCCCGACCAAAGAAGAGAACGCAGACGTTGCTGTTTTCAAGGAACGCTGTGATCTGTCAGAGGGACGGACAACCCTGTTTGATGTTCCGTGTCGGTGACATGAGGAAGAGTCACATCATCGAGGCTCACGTCAGAGCCCAGATGATCAAAAGGAAG GTTACCAGAGAAGGAGAACTGCTGCCGTTCTTCCAAACAGAATTGAAAGTGGGCGGCGATGGCGAGGAGGACAAGATATTCTTTATTTGGCCAACGACGATCGTTCACAAGATCGACGAAAAGTCGCCTCTTTATCATATATCAGCCAGCGATATGCTCAGGGAACGATTCGAGATTATCGTCATGTTGGAAG GTGTCATCGAATCAACTGGCATGACGACTCAAGCCAGAAGCTCGTACCTGCCGTCTGAAATTTTATGGGGACACAGATTTGAACACATAATCACGTTCAAAAAGGAGACTGGGGAATACGAAGTGAACTATTCCTTGTTCAACAATACCTACGAGGTTGACACGCCATTATGTTCAGCGGCTGATTTGGACAAACTTAGGACGATGCAACGATCGAAAGGAG GTATTTCAGAACGTGCGAGCAACAGCGGATTCGCTCATTATCGCGATGCGTCGAGCAGTTCTTTGACCACCGGATCCGGTTCCAGCTTAGCGTCGTCAACAGGCGGATTGCACATGAACGTGCCGATGACGCTCACTCCGATTCCAGTTATGATCACCGGCCCTGACGGTTCTCTTAGACGCGAGAGCATGCAAAGCGCGCAAACTGACTTGAAGCAGTCCATATTTTACACGCACAACGAG TTCCTGGACGGTGATCCGCACGTTTTAAATCATTATTCCCACGAGGAATTAAGAAACCAGGAGGATTATGATCGTGTATTGGAAGACATAAACGCGACCTTAAGGAAAAATCGGGCACCGAGTAAGGAAGACAGAAGAATACACAGAGAACCGTCCAAGTGTACCTTAGACTCTAGGAAGAGCGAGTCGAGAGACACGATAAAGAGATCCAGTTCTAGGACGACGATGGATCAAGTTCCAGTTATCAGCTCCCTATCGAAATCACCATCGCGACAGCATTTAGATCCCAG ACATACCAAGTTCGCGGAATCCTCGGAAGCGTATCGCGAACCTTCGCCTCATCCTCTCACCTCCTCGAGGTCCAGCCTGGGAGAGAATCACAAGGGCCCGCAGAAAAAGACCAGCTTCATCTTAGGCGACGTCGAACAACACGTGATAGATATGGAGCCTATGAAGGAGTTTCCCGCTCGGAACTCGTTGGAGGGCGATTCATCCAAAACGAATCATCTTCCTAGGCACGCTGTTTTCTATCAGGAACAAGTGTAG
- the LOC139993127 gene encoding uncharacterized protein isoform X2 → MDGSTLKTLSPSSSGSGKIHLGEGMALSGLRRALSQVSMLVVKATTSGEAAWREELQKYVASTARFITMHEAPSRLTVFPTKSYKNTAYRQTRFSSRRIRKRVVFKHGDCNVVQGNVAKRRRRYLQDIFTTLVDAQWRWTLLVFSMNFLLSWLGFALIWWLIAYSHGDLDLENQNNPNITFTPCIREIRGFTSSFLFSIETQHTIGYGSKHPTDECPEAVFVICIQSMTGVILQAFMVGIVFAKLSRPKKRTQTLLFSRNAVICQRDGQPCLMFRVGDMRKSHIIEAHVRAQMIKRKVTREGELLPFFQTELKVGGDGEEDKIFFIWPTTIVHKIDEKSPLYHISASDMLRERFEIIVMLEGVIESTGMTTQARSSYLPSEILWGHRFEHIITFKKETGEYEVNYSLFNNTYEVDTPLCSAADLDKLRTMQRSKGGISERASNSGFAHYRDASSSSLTTGSGSSLASSTGGLHMNVPMTLTPIPVMITGPDGSLRRESMQSAQTDLKQSIFYTHNEFLDGDPHVLNHYSHEELRNQEDYDRVLEDINATLRKNRAPSKEDRRIHREPSKCTLDSRKSESRDTIKRSSSRTTMDQVPVISSLSKSPSRQHLDPRHTKFAESSEAYREPSPHPLTSSRSSLGENHKGPQKKTSFILGDVEQHVIDMEPMKEFPARNSLEGDSSKTNHLPRHAVFYQEQV, encoded by the exons ATGGATGGATCGACGTTGAAAACACTTTCACCGAGTTCCTCGGGATCCGGAAAGATCCACTTGGGCGAGGGAATGGCGTTATCCGGCCTACGGAGAGCGTTGTCTCAAGTGTCGATGCTGGTCGTTAAGGCGACCACGTCAGGGGAAGCTGCTTGGAGGGAAGAATTGCAGAAGTATGTCGCTTCTACTGCACGTTTTATTAC TATGCACGAAGCACCTTCGAGATTGACTGTATTTCCAACAAAGAGTTACAAGAACACCGC ATACCGGCAAACAAGATTCAGCTCGCGACGGATACGCAAAAGAGTGGTTTTCAAGCACGGCGATTGCAATGTCGTACAAGGAAATGTCGCCAAGAGACGGCGCCGTTACCTTCAG GATATTTTCACGACGCTGGTGGACGCACAATGGCGTTGGACTCTGTTGGTGTTCTCCATGAACTTCCTACTGTCATGGCTCGGTTTCGCCCTGATATGGTGGCTGATAGCGTACAGCCACGGCGACCTCGACCTAGAAAATCAGAACAATCCAAACATAACGTTCACCCCGTGCATCAGGGAGATTCGTGGATTCACCAGCTCCTTCCTATTTTCCATCGAGACGCAACACACGATCGG GTACGGGTCGAAACACCCAACAGACGAGTGTCCAGAGGCAGTATTCGTGATATGCATCCAGTCAATGACAGGTGTGATCCTGCAGGCCTTCATGGTCGGCATAGTTTTCGCGAAACTGTCCCGACCAAAGAAGAGAACGCAGACGTTGCTGTTTTCAAGGAACGCTGTGATCTGTCAGAGGGACGGACAACCCTGTTTGATGTTCCGTGTCGGTGACATGAGGAAGAGTCACATCATCGAGGCTCACGTCAGAGCCCAGATGATCAAAAGGAAG GTTACCAGAGAAGGAGAACTGCTGCCGTTCTTCCAAACAGAATTGAAAGTGGGCGGCGATGGCGAGGAGGACAAGATATTCTTTATTTGGCCAACGACGATCGTTCACAAGATCGACGAAAAGTCGCCTCTTTATCATATATCAGCCAGCGATATGCTCAGGGAACGATTCGAGATTATCGTCATGTTGGAAG GTGTCATCGAATCAACTGGCATGACGACTCAAGCCAGAAGCTCGTACCTGCCGTCTGAAATTTTATGGGGACACAGATTTGAACACATAATCACGTTCAAAAAGGAGACTGGGGAATACGAAGTGAACTATTCCTTGTTCAACAATACCTACGAGGTTGACACGCCATTATGTTCAGCGGCTGATTTGGACAAACTTAGGACGATGCAACGATCGAAAGGAG GTATTTCAGAACGTGCGAGCAACAGCGGATTCGCTCATTATCGCGATGCGTCGAGCAGTTCTTTGACCACCGGATCCGGTTCCAGCTTAGCGTCGTCAACAGGCGGATTGCACATGAACGTGCCGATGACGCTCACTCCGATTCCAGTTATGATCACCGGCCCTGACGGTTCTCTTAGACGCGAGAGCATGCAAAGCGCGCAAACTGACTTGAAGCAGTCCATATTTTACACGCACAACGAG TTCCTGGACGGTGATCCGCACGTTTTAAATCATTATTCCCACGAGGAATTAAGAAACCAGGAGGATTATGATCGTGTATTGGAAGACATAAACGCGACCTTAAGGAAAAATCGGGCACCGAGTAAGGAAGACAGAAGAATACACAGAGAACCGTCCAAGTGTACCTTAGACTCTAGGAAGAGCGAGTCGAGAGACACGATAAAGAGATCCAGTTCTAGGACGACGATGGATCAAGTTCCAGTTATCAGCTCCCTATCGAAATCACCATCGCGACAGCATTTAGATCCCAG ACATACCAAGTTCGCGGAATCCTCGGAAGCGTATCGCGAACCTTCGCCTCATCCTCTCACCTCCTCGAGGTCCAGCCTGGGAGAGAATCACAAGGGCCCGCAGAAAAAGACCAGCTTCATCTTAGGCGACGTCGAACAACACGTGATAGATATGGAGCCTATGAAGGAGTTTCCCGCTCGGAACTCGTTGGAGGGCGATTCATCCAAAACGAATCATCTTCCTAGGCACGCTGTTTTCTATCAGGAACAAGTGTAG
- the LOC139993127 gene encoding ATP-sensitive inward rectifier potassium channel 12 isoform X6 — METQDFLRKARIPVFLNFLYRQTRFSSRRIRKRVVFKHGDCNVVQGNVAKRRRRYLQDIFTTLVDAQWRWTLLVFSMNFLLSWLGFALIWWLIAYSHGDLDLENQNNPNITFTPCIREIRGFTSSFLFSIETQHTIGYGSKHPTDECPEAVFVICIQSMTGVILQAFMVGIVFAKLSRPKKRTQTLLFSRNAVICQRDGQPCLMFRVGDMRKSHIIEAHVRAQMIKRKVTREGELLPFFQTELKVGGDGEEDKIFFIWPTTIVHKIDEKSPLYHISASDMLRERFEIIVMLEGVIESTGMTTQARSSYLPSEILWGHRFEHIITFKKETGEYEVNYSLFNNTYEVDTPLCSAADLDKLRTMQRSKGGISERASNSGFAHYRDASSSSLTTGSGSSLASSTGGLHMNVPMTLTPIPVMITGPDGSLRRESMQSAQTDLKQSIFYTHNEFLDGDPHVLNHYSHEELRNQEDYDRVLEDINATLRKNRAPSKEDRRIHREPSKCTLDSRKSESRDTIKRSSSRTTMDQVPVISSLSKSPSRQHLDPRHTKFAESSEAYREPSPHPLTSSRSSLGENHKGPQKKTSFILGDVEQHVIDMEPMKEFPARNSLEGDSSKTNHLPRHAVFYQEQV, encoded by the exons ATGGAAACGCAggattttttaagaaaagcCAGAATTCCcgtttttctcaattttct ATACCGGCAAACAAGATTCAGCTCGCGACGGATACGCAAAAGAGTGGTTTTCAAGCACGGCGATTGCAATGTCGTACAAGGAAATGTCGCCAAGAGACGGCGCCGTTACCTTCAG GATATTTTCACGACGCTGGTGGACGCACAATGGCGTTGGACTCTGTTGGTGTTCTCCATGAACTTCCTACTGTCATGGCTCGGTTTCGCCCTGATATGGTGGCTGATAGCGTACAGCCACGGCGACCTCGACCTAGAAAATCAGAACAATCCAAACATAACGTTCACCCCGTGCATCAGGGAGATTCGTGGATTCACCAGCTCCTTCCTATTTTCCATCGAGACGCAACACACGATCGG GTACGGGTCGAAACACCCAACAGACGAGTGTCCAGAGGCAGTATTCGTGATATGCATCCAGTCAATGACAGGTGTGATCCTGCAGGCCTTCATGGTCGGCATAGTTTTCGCGAAACTGTCCCGACCAAAGAAGAGAACGCAGACGTTGCTGTTTTCAAGGAACGCTGTGATCTGTCAGAGGGACGGACAACCCTGTTTGATGTTCCGTGTCGGTGACATGAGGAAGAGTCACATCATCGAGGCTCACGTCAGAGCCCAGATGATCAAAAGGAAG GTTACCAGAGAAGGAGAACTGCTGCCGTTCTTCCAAACAGAATTGAAAGTGGGCGGCGATGGCGAGGAGGACAAGATATTCTTTATTTGGCCAACGACGATCGTTCACAAGATCGACGAAAAGTCGCCTCTTTATCATATATCAGCCAGCGATATGCTCAGGGAACGATTCGAGATTATCGTCATGTTGGAAG GTGTCATCGAATCAACTGGCATGACGACTCAAGCCAGAAGCTCGTACCTGCCGTCTGAAATTTTATGGGGACACAGATTTGAACACATAATCACGTTCAAAAAGGAGACTGGGGAATACGAAGTGAACTATTCCTTGTTCAACAATACCTACGAGGTTGACACGCCATTATGTTCAGCGGCTGATTTGGACAAACTTAGGACGATGCAACGATCGAAAGGAG GTATTTCAGAACGTGCGAGCAACAGCGGATTCGCTCATTATCGCGATGCGTCGAGCAGTTCTTTGACCACCGGATCCGGTTCCAGCTTAGCGTCGTCAACAGGCGGATTGCACATGAACGTGCCGATGACGCTCACTCCGATTCCAGTTATGATCACCGGCCCTGACGGTTCTCTTAGACGCGAGAGCATGCAAAGCGCGCAAACTGACTTGAAGCAGTCCATATTTTACACGCACAACGAG TTCCTGGACGGTGATCCGCACGTTTTAAATCATTATTCCCACGAGGAATTAAGAAACCAGGAGGATTATGATCGTGTATTGGAAGACATAAACGCGACCTTAAGGAAAAATCGGGCACCGAGTAAGGAAGACAGAAGAATACACAGAGAACCGTCCAAGTGTACCTTAGACTCTAGGAAGAGCGAGTCGAGAGACACGATAAAGAGATCCAGTTCTAGGACGACGATGGATCAAGTTCCAGTTATCAGCTCCCTATCGAAATCACCATCGCGACAGCATTTAGATCCCAG ACATACCAAGTTCGCGGAATCCTCGGAAGCGTATCGCGAACCTTCGCCTCATCCTCTCACCTCCTCGAGGTCCAGCCTGGGAGAGAATCACAAGGGCCCGCAGAAAAAGACCAGCTTCATCTTAGGCGACGTCGAACAACACGTGATAGATATGGAGCCTATGAAGGAGTTTCCCGCTCGGAACTCGTTGGAGGGCGATTCATCCAAAACGAATCATCTTCCTAGGCACGCTGTTTTCTATCAGGAACAAGTGTAG
- the LOC139993127 gene encoding uncharacterized protein isoform X3 has translation MDGSTLKTLSPSSSGSGKIHLGEGMALSGLRRALSQVSMLVVKATTSGEAAWREELQNMHEAPSRLTVFPTKSYKNTAYRQTRFSSRRIRKRVVFKHGDCNVVQGNVAKRRRRYLQDIFTTLVDAQWRWTLLVFSMNFLLSWLGFALIWWLIAYSHGDLDLENQNNPNITFTPCIREIRGFTSSFLFSIETQHTIGYGSKHPTDECPEAVFVICIQSMTGVILQAFMVGIVFAKLSRPKKRTQTLLFSRNAVICQRDGQPCLMFRVGDMRKSHIIEAHVRAQMIKRKVTREGELLPFFQTELKVGGDGEEDKIFFIWPTTIVHKIDEKSPLYHISASDMLRERFEIIVMLEGVIESTGMTTQARSSYLPSEILWGHRFEHIITFKKETGEYEVNYSLFNNTYEVDTPLCSAADLDKLRTMQRSKGGISERASNSGFAHYRDASSSSLTTGSGSSLASSTGGLHMNVPMTLTPIPVMITGPDGSLRRESMQSAQTDLKQSIFYTHNEFLDGDPHVLNHYSHEELRNQEDYDRVLEDINATLRKNRAPSKEDRRIHREPSKCTLDSRKSESRDTIKRSSSRTTMDQVPVISSLSKSPSRQHLDPRHTKFAESSEAYREPSPHPLTSSRSSLGENHKGPQKKTSFILGDVEQHVIDMEPMKEFPARNSLEGDSSKTNHLPRHAVFYQEQV, from the exons ATGGATGGATCGACGTTGAAAACACTTTCACCGAGTTCCTCGGGATCCGGAAAGATCCACTTGGGCGAGGGAATGGCGTTATCCGGCCTACGGAGAGCGTTGTCTCAAGTGTCGATGCTGGTCGTTAAGGCGACCACGTCAGGGGAAGCTGCTTGGAGGGAAGAATTGCAGAA TATGCACGAAGCACCTTCGAGATTGACTGTATTTCCAACAAAGAGTTACAAGAACACCGC ATACCGGCAAACAAGATTCAGCTCGCGACGGATACGCAAAAGAGTGGTTTTCAAGCACGGCGATTGCAATGTCGTACAAGGAAATGTCGCCAAGAGACGGCGCCGTTACCTTCAG GATATTTTCACGACGCTGGTGGACGCACAATGGCGTTGGACTCTGTTGGTGTTCTCCATGAACTTCCTACTGTCATGGCTCGGTTTCGCCCTGATATGGTGGCTGATAGCGTACAGCCACGGCGACCTCGACCTAGAAAATCAGAACAATCCAAACATAACGTTCACCCCGTGCATCAGGGAGATTCGTGGATTCACCAGCTCCTTCCTATTTTCCATCGAGACGCAACACACGATCGG GTACGGGTCGAAACACCCAACAGACGAGTGTCCAGAGGCAGTATTCGTGATATGCATCCAGTCAATGACAGGTGTGATCCTGCAGGCCTTCATGGTCGGCATAGTTTTCGCGAAACTGTCCCGACCAAAGAAGAGAACGCAGACGTTGCTGTTTTCAAGGAACGCTGTGATCTGTCAGAGGGACGGACAACCCTGTTTGATGTTCCGTGTCGGTGACATGAGGAAGAGTCACATCATCGAGGCTCACGTCAGAGCCCAGATGATCAAAAGGAAG GTTACCAGAGAAGGAGAACTGCTGCCGTTCTTCCAAACAGAATTGAAAGTGGGCGGCGATGGCGAGGAGGACAAGATATTCTTTATTTGGCCAACGACGATCGTTCACAAGATCGACGAAAAGTCGCCTCTTTATCATATATCAGCCAGCGATATGCTCAGGGAACGATTCGAGATTATCGTCATGTTGGAAG GTGTCATCGAATCAACTGGCATGACGACTCAAGCCAGAAGCTCGTACCTGCCGTCTGAAATTTTATGGGGACACAGATTTGAACACATAATCACGTTCAAAAAGGAGACTGGGGAATACGAAGTGAACTATTCCTTGTTCAACAATACCTACGAGGTTGACACGCCATTATGTTCAGCGGCTGATTTGGACAAACTTAGGACGATGCAACGATCGAAAGGAG GTATTTCAGAACGTGCGAGCAACAGCGGATTCGCTCATTATCGCGATGCGTCGAGCAGTTCTTTGACCACCGGATCCGGTTCCAGCTTAGCGTCGTCAACAGGCGGATTGCACATGAACGTGCCGATGACGCTCACTCCGATTCCAGTTATGATCACCGGCCCTGACGGTTCTCTTAGACGCGAGAGCATGCAAAGCGCGCAAACTGACTTGAAGCAGTCCATATTTTACACGCACAACGAG TTCCTGGACGGTGATCCGCACGTTTTAAATCATTATTCCCACGAGGAATTAAGAAACCAGGAGGATTATGATCGTGTATTGGAAGACATAAACGCGACCTTAAGGAAAAATCGGGCACCGAGTAAGGAAGACAGAAGAATACACAGAGAACCGTCCAAGTGTACCTTAGACTCTAGGAAGAGCGAGTCGAGAGACACGATAAAGAGATCCAGTTCTAGGACGACGATGGATCAAGTTCCAGTTATCAGCTCCCTATCGAAATCACCATCGCGACAGCATTTAGATCCCAG ACATACCAAGTTCGCGGAATCCTCGGAAGCGTATCGCGAACCTTCGCCTCATCCTCTCACCTCCTCGAGGTCCAGCCTGGGAGAGAATCACAAGGGCCCGCAGAAAAAGACCAGCTTCATCTTAGGCGACGTCGAACAACACGTGATAGATATGGAGCCTATGAAGGAGTTTCCCGCTCGGAACTCGTTGGAGGGCGATTCATCCAAAACGAATCATCTTCCTAGGCACGCTGTTTTCTATCAGGAACAAGTGTAG
- the LOC139993127 gene encoding inward rectifier potassium channel 4 isoform X5, whose amino-acid sequence MDGSTLKTLSPSSSGSGKIHLGEGMALSGLRRALSQVSMLVVKATTSGEAAWREELQKYRQTRFSSRRIRKRVVFKHGDCNVVQGNVAKRRRRYLQDIFTTLVDAQWRWTLLVFSMNFLLSWLGFALIWWLIAYSHGDLDLENQNNPNITFTPCIREIRGFTSSFLFSIETQHTIGYGSKHPTDECPEAVFVICIQSMTGVILQAFMVGIVFAKLSRPKKRTQTLLFSRNAVICQRDGQPCLMFRVGDMRKSHIIEAHVRAQMIKRKVTREGELLPFFQTELKVGGDGEEDKIFFIWPTTIVHKIDEKSPLYHISASDMLRERFEIIVMLEGVIESTGMTTQARSSYLPSEILWGHRFEHIITFKKETGEYEVNYSLFNNTYEVDTPLCSAADLDKLRTMQRSKGGISERASNSGFAHYRDASSSSLTTGSGSSLASSTGGLHMNVPMTLTPIPVMITGPDGSLRRESMQSAQTDLKQSIFYTHNEFLDGDPHVLNHYSHEELRNQEDYDRVLEDINATLRKNRAPSKEDRRIHREPSKCTLDSRKSESRDTIKRSSSRTTMDQVPVISSLSKSPSRQHLDPRHTKFAESSEAYREPSPHPLTSSRSSLGENHKGPQKKTSFILGDVEQHVIDMEPMKEFPARNSLEGDSSKTNHLPRHAVFYQEQV is encoded by the exons ATGGATGGATCGACGTTGAAAACACTTTCACCGAGTTCCTCGGGATCCGGAAAGATCCACTTGGGCGAGGGAATGGCGTTATCCGGCCTACGGAGAGCGTTGTCTCAAGTGTCGATGCTGGTCGTTAAGGCGACCACGTCAGGGGAAGCTGCTTGGAGGGAAGAATTGCAGAA ATACCGGCAAACAAGATTCAGCTCGCGACGGATACGCAAAAGAGTGGTTTTCAAGCACGGCGATTGCAATGTCGTACAAGGAAATGTCGCCAAGAGACGGCGCCGTTACCTTCAG GATATTTTCACGACGCTGGTGGACGCACAATGGCGTTGGACTCTGTTGGTGTTCTCCATGAACTTCCTACTGTCATGGCTCGGTTTCGCCCTGATATGGTGGCTGATAGCGTACAGCCACGGCGACCTCGACCTAGAAAATCAGAACAATCCAAACATAACGTTCACCCCGTGCATCAGGGAGATTCGTGGATTCACCAGCTCCTTCCTATTTTCCATCGAGACGCAACACACGATCGG GTACGGGTCGAAACACCCAACAGACGAGTGTCCAGAGGCAGTATTCGTGATATGCATCCAGTCAATGACAGGTGTGATCCTGCAGGCCTTCATGGTCGGCATAGTTTTCGCGAAACTGTCCCGACCAAAGAAGAGAACGCAGACGTTGCTGTTTTCAAGGAACGCTGTGATCTGTCAGAGGGACGGACAACCCTGTTTGATGTTCCGTGTCGGTGACATGAGGAAGAGTCACATCATCGAGGCTCACGTCAGAGCCCAGATGATCAAAAGGAAG GTTACCAGAGAAGGAGAACTGCTGCCGTTCTTCCAAACAGAATTGAAAGTGGGCGGCGATGGCGAGGAGGACAAGATATTCTTTATTTGGCCAACGACGATCGTTCACAAGATCGACGAAAAGTCGCCTCTTTATCATATATCAGCCAGCGATATGCTCAGGGAACGATTCGAGATTATCGTCATGTTGGAAG GTGTCATCGAATCAACTGGCATGACGACTCAAGCCAGAAGCTCGTACCTGCCGTCTGAAATTTTATGGGGACACAGATTTGAACACATAATCACGTTCAAAAAGGAGACTGGGGAATACGAAGTGAACTATTCCTTGTTCAACAATACCTACGAGGTTGACACGCCATTATGTTCAGCGGCTGATTTGGACAAACTTAGGACGATGCAACGATCGAAAGGAG GTATTTCAGAACGTGCGAGCAACAGCGGATTCGCTCATTATCGCGATGCGTCGAGCAGTTCTTTGACCACCGGATCCGGTTCCAGCTTAGCGTCGTCAACAGGCGGATTGCACATGAACGTGCCGATGACGCTCACTCCGATTCCAGTTATGATCACCGGCCCTGACGGTTCTCTTAGACGCGAGAGCATGCAAAGCGCGCAAACTGACTTGAAGCAGTCCATATTTTACACGCACAACGAG TTCCTGGACGGTGATCCGCACGTTTTAAATCATTATTCCCACGAGGAATTAAGAAACCAGGAGGATTATGATCGTGTATTGGAAGACATAAACGCGACCTTAAGGAAAAATCGGGCACCGAGTAAGGAAGACAGAAGAATACACAGAGAACCGTCCAAGTGTACCTTAGACTCTAGGAAGAGCGAGTCGAGAGACACGATAAAGAGATCCAGTTCTAGGACGACGATGGATCAAGTTCCAGTTATCAGCTCCCTATCGAAATCACCATCGCGACAGCATTTAGATCCCAG ACATACCAAGTTCGCGGAATCCTCGGAAGCGTATCGCGAACCTTCGCCTCATCCTCTCACCTCCTCGAGGTCCAGCCTGGGAGAGAATCACAAGGGCCCGCAGAAAAAGACCAGCTTCATCTTAGGCGACGTCGAACAACACGTGATAGATATGGAGCCTATGAAGGAGTTTCCCGCTCGGAACTCGTTGGAGGGCGATTCATCCAAAACGAATCATCTTCCTAGGCACGCTGTTTTCTATCAGGAACAAGTGTAG